The segment CCTCAACCAAAAAGGATTGCTATAGTACAGGAAGGATAGACGCATCAGGGGGCAAACCAGGTGATACCATTAGCAGACCTCAAAGCCTTAATTCAACAAACTGAAGCAAAAGGGGGAAGCCAAGACCCAGGTCTGGCGAACTTATATGCTCAACTCGGACAACTCTACCAAAGCCGACTGGAAAATGGAGAATTTGAGGATTACCAGCACGAACTTGCCCTCGCCGTTGAATATTTCCATAAAGCGGTTGACCTGCAACGACGATTGGGGTTAGACATTGACTTAGCGACAACGCTGAATCATCTGGCGGAACTCTACAGAACCCAAGGACGCTATGACCAAGCCGAACCGCTTTATCTGCAAGCCTTAGACATAAGGAAACGTAACTTAGGAGAGAACCATCCTGATGTCGCCACCAGCCTCAACAACCTAGCGCGACTCTACCACTCTCAGGGACAATATCCCCAAGCCGAACCCCTCTATCTCCAAGCCTTAGACCTAAGGCAACGTAACTTAGGAGAGAACCATCCTGATATCGCCATTAGCCTCAACGATATCGCCGCCCTCTACTTCTTCCAAGGACGCTACGAGGAAGCCGAATCTCTTTATCTGCAAGCGTTGGACATAAGGAAACGCAGCTTAGGAGAGAACCATCCTGATGTTGCCACCAGTCTTAACAACCTAGCCTTACTTTACTTCTTGCTGGGACGCTATGACCAAGCCAAACCGCTTTATCTGCAAGCCTTAGAACTGAGGAAACGCTTACTGGGACGAAACCATCCCGATGTTGCTACCAGCCTGAATAATTTGGCAGAACTCTACAGAACCCAAGGACACTACACCCAAGCCGAACCCCTCTATCTGCAAGCCTTGGAGGTAATGAGGCGTCTGCTAGGAGATGAGCATCCCGATGTGGCGACTAATATGAACAATCTAGCTGCACTCTATTTCTTCCAAGAACGCTACGACGAAGCCGAACCCCTCTATCTGCAAGCCTGGGAAATCAGGAAACGCTTATTCGGTAATAATCATCCCGATGTGGCACAAAGCCTCAACAACTTAGCCGGACTCTACTTCTCTCAAGGACGTCAGGGTGAAGCCGAACCTCTCTATCGCCAAGCGTTGGAAATCTGGCAACGTTTATTGGGTGATACTCATCCGGATATCGCCACGAATCTGAATAATTTAGCATTACTCCACCACTCCCAAGGACACTACGAGGAAGCTGAACCCCTCTATCGCCAAGCGTTGGACTTAAGGAAACGGTTATTCGGCGCGAACCATCCTGATGTAGTGACCAGCTTGAACAACTTAGCCTTGCTCTACCATTATCAAGGACGCTACGAGCAAGCCGAACCTCTTTATGTGGAGGTGTTGGATGTGGGTAGACAGTTATTAGGAGAGGAGCATCCCGATGTTTTAACCAGCCTGAATAACTTAGCCGCACTCTATAAAAATCTCGCCGAACTTTATTCCACGCAGGGACGCTACGATGAAGCCGAACCTCTCTATCTGCAAGCCTTAGAGTTGCGGAAACGCTTACTGGGAGATGAACATCCCGATGTAGCCCAAAATCTGAATAATTTAGCTATACTCTACTTCTTTCAAGGACGTCATGACAAAGCCAAAGAGTTCTATTCCCAAGCCTGGGAGTTAGGAAAACGCTGGCTAGGGGATGAGCATCCAGATGTGGCACAAAATTTGAATAATTTGGCAGGACTTTATTCGTCTCAAGGAGAATATGAATTAGCCGAACCCCTGTATGTCCAAGCGTTGGCGATTTGTGAAGAACGACTTGGCGCTAATCATCCGACTACAGCAACAATCCGGAAAAATCTCGATGATCTGCGTGCGGCGATGGGATAATTTTTAGGGGAGATGGGGAAGATAGGGGAGATAAGGGAGAAAAACGAAATCGACAGACAGCTAAAGAGAATGTACCCTATAGGAGTGGGTGTTGCTACCAAACGCTCCGAATCAGGGATAACTCTTGTCGAATGTGCTTAGGATTGATTCGGATTAACGCGATTCACAATAACTTTGTCATTTTTTTTAGGTGAACTCGACTATAAACTCTTAAACACAACGAACATGAACCCAAAGTACTGGAATTTGGGTATAAACGGCATAGTCTTAATGTTCTAGAGTATGGCAATTGTCAAAAC is part of the Coleofasciculus chthonoplastes PCC 7420 genome and harbors:
- a CDS encoding tetratricopeptide repeat protein, which produces MIPLADLKALIQQTEAKGGSQDPGLANLYAQLGQLYQSRLENGEFEDYQHELALAVEYFHKAVDLQRRLGLDIDLATTLNHLAELYRTQGRYDQAEPLYLQALDIRKRNLGENHPDVATSLNNLARLYHSQGQYPQAEPLYLQALDLRQRNLGENHPDIAISLNDIAALYFFQGRYEEAESLYLQALDIRKRSLGENHPDVATSLNNLALLYFLLGRYDQAKPLYLQALELRKRLLGRNHPDVATSLNNLAELYRTQGHYTQAEPLYLQALEVMRRLLGDEHPDVATNMNNLAALYFFQERYDEAEPLYLQAWEIRKRLFGNNHPDVAQSLNNLAGLYFSQGRQGEAEPLYRQALEIWQRLLGDTHPDIATNLNNLALLHHSQGHYEEAEPLYRQALDLRKRLFGANHPDVVTSLNNLALLYHYQGRYEQAEPLYVEVLDVGRQLLGEEHPDVLTSLNNLAALYKNLAELYSTQGRYDEAEPLYLQALELRKRLLGDEHPDVAQNLNNLAILYFFQGRHDKAKEFYSQAWELGKRWLGDEHPDVAQNLNNLAGLYSSQGEYELAEPLYVQALAICEERLGANHPTTATIRKNLDDLRAAMG